One Sporichthyaceae bacterium DNA segment encodes these proteins:
- a CDS encoding class I SAM-dependent methyltransferase, translating into MRDRVGASGKVTTVDLDPRFVRADPRPNLEVIAADVLAEPLPGGNYDLVHVRALLMHLPGATRLLGAFGRSKSGPGP; encoded by the coding sequence CTGCGCGATCGGGTCGGGGCGTCCGGCAAGGTGACGACGGTCGACCTCGACCCCCGCTTCGTCCGCGCCGACCCTCGGCCGAACCTCGAGGTGATCGCCGCGGACGTGCTGGCCGAGCCGCTCCCCGGTGGGAACTACGACCTGGTGCACGTCCGGGCGTTGCTGATGCATCTGCCCGGCGCGACCCGGCTGCTCGGCGCGTTTGGGCGGTCGAAGTCGGGACCAGGTCCGTGA
- a CDS encoding NAD(P)-dependent alcohol dehydrogenase, which yields MRTTAVVCREQGKPFELEEIEIGPLREDEVLVRVVAAGVCHTDLICRDQWYPVPLPSVFGHEGSGVVEEVGSGVRKVKHGDHVVLTFASCGTCKPCQKGHPAYCAEFYVRNVTGGRVDGSSGLTGQGGRINGHFFGQSSWAGYSLATERNVVKVDQSAPLEMLGPLGCGIQTGSGAVFNVLRPLAGESIAVFGAGSVGLSAIMAAKAVGCTTIIAVDLKDHRLELAKELGATHGVNPSQVNTVEAIQDLTGGGVDYALEMTAVPAVFGDAVNSLATLGTVGVIGATALGVHYSFDLNGLMIPGKKVVGIVEGDSVPDVFIPRLVDLIEQGKFPVGRLVANYPMAEVNQAAADTENGVVVKPILLMG from the coding sequence GCTGTCGTCTGCCGCGAGCAGGGCAAGCCGTTCGAGCTCGAGGAGATCGAGATCGGCCCGTTGCGGGAGGACGAGGTACTGGTCCGCGTCGTGGCGGCCGGTGTCTGCCACACCGACCTGATCTGCCGCGACCAGTGGTACCCGGTCCCGCTGCCGTCGGTGTTCGGGCACGAGGGGTCCGGTGTCGTCGAGGAGGTCGGCAGCGGGGTCCGCAAGGTCAAGCACGGAGACCACGTCGTGCTGACGTTCGCCTCGTGCGGCACCTGCAAGCCGTGCCAGAAGGGCCACCCGGCTTACTGCGCCGAGTTCTACGTTCGCAATGTGACCGGCGGCCGCGTCGACGGCAGCAGCGGGTTGACCGGGCAGGGCGGGCGGATCAACGGGCACTTCTTCGGTCAGTCGTCCTGGGCCGGGTACTCGCTGGCCACCGAGCGCAACGTGGTCAAGGTCGATCAATCGGCACCCCTGGAGATGCTCGGCCCGCTGGGCTGCGGCATCCAGACCGGTTCCGGTGCGGTGTTCAACGTGCTGCGGCCGCTGGCCGGGGAGAGCATCGCGGTATTCGGCGCCGGGTCGGTCGGCCTGTCCGCGATCATGGCCGCGAAGGCGGTCGGCTGCACCACGATCATCGCCGTCGACCTGAAGGACCACCGACTGGAGTTGGCCAAGGAGCTCGGCGCCACCCACGGCGTCAACCCGTCGCAGGTCAACACCGTCGAGGCGATCCAGGACCTGACCGGCGGCGGCGTGGACTACGCGCTGGAGATGACCGCGGTGCCGGCGGTCTTCGGCGATGCGGTGAACTCGTTGGCCACGTTGGGGACTGTCGGCGTAATCGGCGCCACCGCACTGGGCGTGCACTACAGCTTCGACCTCAACGGGCTGATGATCCCTGGCAAGAAGGTCGTCGGCATCGTCGAGGGCGACAGCGTTCCCGACGTGTTCATCCCGCGCCTGGTCGACCTGATCGAGCAGGGCAAGTTCCCGGTGGGCCGACTGGTCGCGAACTACCCGATGGCCGAGGTCAACCAGGCCGCCGCCGACACCGAGAACGGCGTCGTGGTCAAGCCGATCCTGTTGATGGGCTGA